In one window of Candidatus Cloacimonadota bacterium DNA:
- a CDS encoding UPF0158 family protein → MKYSDSLIEEIIVALNNANYEVRYYFNKETREVDYSVEYIIEEQDNEEGRIDFSDWIEIEGIKSYEKYNLMQDFTARQNDRLREILDVALNGKGTFRRFKDVLYRYPEEEKNWYEFEHNWLKQRAIEFLDKVYS, encoded by the coding sequence ATGAAATATTCTGATAGTTTGATCGAAGAAATAATAGTAGCACTGAATAATGCTAATTATGAAGTAAGATATTATTTTAACAAAGAAACCCGAGAAGTTGATTATTCTGTGGAATACATTATTGAAGAGCAGGATAACGAAGAAGGGCGAATTGATTTTAGTGATTGGATAGAGATCGAAGGCATTAAATCTTATGAAAAATATAATCTTATGCAAGATTTTACTGCAAGGCAAAATGATAGATTGCGAGAAATTCTGGATGTCGCACTAAATGGAAAAGGTACATTCAGAAGATTCAAAGATGTGCTGTATCGATATCCTGAGGAAGAGAAAAATTGGTATGAATTCGAACATAACTGGCTCAAACAAAGGGCAATCGAATTTCTGGATAAGGTTTATAGTTAG
- the groL gene encoding chaperonin GroEL (60 kDa chaperone family; promotes refolding of misfolded polypeptides especially under stressful conditions; forms two stacked rings of heptamers to form a barrel-shaped 14mer; ends can be capped by GroES; misfolded proteins enter the barrel where they are refolded when GroES binds) translates to MAKQIKFSHDSRTILKEGVDKLADAVKVTLGPRGRNVVLDKKFGSPTITKDGVTVAKDIELEDPFENMGAQLVKEVAEKTHDIAGDGTTTATILTQAIIEEGLKHVTAGVNPMYLKRGLDKAVKVVIEKIDELSKEIKDSKEIAQIAAISANNDKEIGKLIADAMESVGNEGIINVEEAKSIETYLEKVEGMQFDRGYLSPYFVTDADKMIAEFEDPYILLFDKKISVMKDLLPILQEVAQTGKSLMIISEDIEGEALATLVVNKLRGTLNIAAVKAPGFGDRRKAMMEDIAILTGGTVISEDLGRKLESSTLNDLGTAKKVIVEKENTIIREGAGSDEDLEARVKQIKAQIEETTSDYDKEKLQERLAKLSSGVAVIKIGAATETEMKEKKARVDDALHATRAAVEAGIVTGGGTTLMYAARAIDGMKLESHEEKVGAEILKKALTKPAFWIASNAGEEGAIVVEKIKESKDVHFGFNAADGKFEDLFQNGVIDPAKVVKSALQNAISISGLFLTTECIVTDIPEETPSMPPMPAGGGGMPGMY, encoded by the coding sequence ATGGCAAAACAAATTAAATTCAGTCATGACTCTAGAACGATTTTAAAAGAAGGCGTGGATAAACTCGCCGATGCAGTAAAAGTAACATTGGGACCCAGAGGAAGAAATGTAGTATTAGACAAAAAATTTGGATCTCCCACAATTACAAAAGACGGTGTAACGGTAGCCAAAGATATTGAATTGGAGGATCCATTTGAAAACATGGGTGCCCAGCTGGTGAAAGAAGTAGCAGAAAAAACACACGACATCGCAGGTGATGGAACAACAACCGCAACGATCCTTACTCAGGCAATTATTGAAGAAGGATTGAAGCATGTTACCGCCGGCGTAAACCCGATGTATCTTAAGCGCGGATTGGACAAAGCAGTCAAAGTTGTAATCGAAAAGATCGATGAACTCAGTAAAGAGATCAAAGACAGCAAAGAGATCGCTCAAATCGCAGCTATTTCTGCCAATAACGACAAAGAAATCGGTAAATTGATCGCAGATGCAATGGAGTCTGTAGGCAACGAAGGAATCATCAATGTGGAAGAAGCTAAATCTATCGAAACTTACCTGGAAAAAGTTGAAGGAATGCAGTTCGATCGCGGTTATCTTTCTCCTTACTTTGTTACAGATGCCGACAAAATGATTGCAGAATTTGAAGATCCTTACATCCTGCTTTTCGATAAAAAGATCAGCGTGATGAAAGACTTGCTTCCGATACTTCAAGAAGTAGCTCAAACTGGAAAATCTCTAATGATAATTTCTGAAGACATCGAAGGTGAAGCCCTGGCTACACTTGTTGTAAATAAATTGCGCGGAACTTTGAATATCGCTGCAGTTAAAGCTCCCGGCTTTGGCGACAGAAGAAAAGCCATGATGGAAGATATTGCAATCCTGACAGGTGGAACCGTTATTTCTGAAGACCTGGGACGCAAACTTGAATCTTCTACTTTGAATGATCTGGGAACTGCTAAGAAAGTGATCGTAGAAAAAGAAAACACAATTATTCGCGAAGGTGCTGGTTCCGATGAAGATCTGGAAGCAAGAGTTAAGCAGATCAAAGCTCAAATAGAAGAAACTACTTCCGATTATGATAAAGAAAAACTTCAGGAAAGACTGGCTAAGCTTTCCAGTGGTGTAGCTGTTATCAAGATCGGTGCAGCCACAGAAACCGAAATGAAAGAAAAGAAAGCTCGCGTAGATGATGCACTTCACGCTACCAGAGCTGCTGTAGAAGCTGGAATCGTTACCGGTGGCGGAACTACTTTGATGTATGCTGCCCGTGCCATCGATGGTATGAAACTGGAATCTCACGAAGAAAAAGTGGGCGCAGAAATCTTGAAAAAGGCTCTTACAAAACCAGCTTTCTGGATCGCTTCCAATGCAGGAGAAGAAGGTGCCATCGTGGTAGAAAAGATCAAAGAATCTAAAGATGTACATTTTGGATTTAATGCTGCAGATGGTAAATTCGAAGACCTTTTCCAAAATGGTGTAATCGATCCTGCCAAGGTTGTAAAGAGTGCTCTGCAAAATGCAATAAGTATTTCAGGACTTTTCCTTACAACAGAATGCATCGTTACAGATATTCCGGAAGAAACTCCTTCCATGCCTCCAATGCCAGCAGGCGGTGGTGGAATGCCGGGAATGTATTAG
- a CDS encoding PorV/PorQ family protein, whose amino-acid sequence MKTKIILFALVSLILIPVTVGAISEAAVIYLLIEPGSRSAGMGQAYVAQADDGFAGYWNPGAMAFNRKNQFASMYSNWLGEVFPDIYYFHAAWNNYYEDIGNLGVNATYMSYGEQERTDLNGNSDGTFRSYDISGAISYGYQTSPKTGIGITFKFIFSDLAPKGTGSTEQDENGQGISYAFDFGVKHIGVDFGQVLVSPYNGAIAAYNGIGSLVGFKPASYSDYSIPVDKLDFGLNLQNVGPNITYINESQADPLPMNWRMGFSYRVIESKYNKLRINADMNKMLANDDPVYQRLFTAWTDDFNNRTNDSGETIDDFASLNNFVNSIEMKEIIWCFGAEYEYLDLLSLRGGYYLDRAGSVEGLAFGFGVHYLLNKSYLIGIDYAFQPGGELQDYNQTLSVKVEF is encoded by the coding sequence ATGAAAACTAAAATAATTTTATTCGCCCTTGTCTCACTGATTCTGATACCGGTAACGGTAGGTGCGATTTCTGAAGCTGCGGTTATATATTTATTGATCGAACCGGGCTCAAGATCGGCTGGAATGGGACAGGCTTATGTTGCACAAGCAGACGATGGTTTTGCCGGATATTGGAATCCTGGTGCAATGGCCTTTAATAGAAAAAATCAATTCGCTTCCATGTACTCCAACTGGCTGGGAGAAGTTTTCCCGGATATTTACTATTTCCATGCAGCCTGGAACAACTACTATGAAGATATTGGAAATCTTGGAGTAAATGCGACTTATATGTCATACGGTGAACAGGAAAGAACCGATTTGAATGGTAACTCTGACGGTACATTTAGAAGTTATGATATCAGCGGTGCGATATCTTATGGATATCAAACCAGTCCTAAAACAGGAATCGGGATCACATTCAAATTCATCTTCAGTGATCTGGCTCCCAAAGGAACAGGTTCTACCGAGCAGGATGAAAACGGACAGGGAATTTCTTATGCCTTTGATTTTGGAGTAAAGCATATCGGTGTCGATTTTGGCCAGGTCCTCGTTTCTCCTTATAATGGTGCGATTGCTGCCTACAATGGAATTGGATCTCTGGTTGGTTTTAAACCTGCAAGTTACAGCGATTACAGCATTCCTGTAGATAAACTGGATTTTGGTTTGAACCTGCAGAATGTAGGACCGAACATTACTTATATCAATGAATCTCAGGCAGATCCGCTGCCAATGAACTGGCGCATGGGTTTTTCTTATAGAGTAATCGAAAGCAAATATAATAAACTTCGAATTAATGCTGATATGAACAAAATGCTGGCAAATGATGATCCGGTATACCAGAGACTTTTCACAGCCTGGACTGATGACTTTAACAACCGAACCAACGACAGTGGAGAAACGATCGATGATTTTGCTTCATTGAATAATTTCGTTAATTCGATCGAGATGAAAGAGATAATCTGGTGTTTTGGTGCAGAATATGAATATCTCGATCTGCTTTCTCTACGTGGCGGATATTACCTGGACCGTGCCGGATCGGTTGAAGGTTTAGCGTTTGGATTTGGAGTTCATTATCTACTGAATAAATCTTATCTTATCGGCATCGATTACGCTTTCCAACCTGGTGGTGAACTACAGGATTATAACCAGACTCTTTCCGTTAAAGTAGAATTCTAA
- a CDS encoding T9SS type A sorting domain-containing protein → MKKLLLSILIVFGILFPNLSFARKTFLPKTKLNKKVELRSHPVEKYFNKPRKIERNSRNFNKLLVLLIDFQEDTDTQSTGNGKFVQDPADYPIDIGSPPHDHEYFSQMMEALRYYYLAVSYGSFDVDYDVYPQSDPGNFSAYTLPNEMRYYNPPGADFDLMISRFEEYFTDIFAEADQDEDIDFSQYEHFLVIHAGSDYQHDINGDTPADIPSFFIQIGTGKEYTTSDGTVIDHACNVPETIIQDVEEQTEGNDHYFFNYGVINSVLVHEFGHSIGFVDLYNTMNNTPQVGYYGIMDSGGAASIGYPWAADSTFFLEGVFPALPSPWSRLQAFEDDFRARGILKDISDFDLAKSINVLPSSLIFDPSAITDSTAYFVKVPLNDDEYLIIENRQLDPDGDGGATIITTDDNRIVLCPSFRNSNTGPNYEYDYLLPGFIDEDYLSYGGGLLVWHIDNSILQENDNYENNTVNVLHERRAVKIVEADNIDDIGNPFSMYWQGTEYEPFYKYMPILDSDGWFLGWDNETIVNNNGQLEFIGTIFSNELSSTSEPALITNTGDPSIFSITDISSYSLELDVTRLMSFKFGIKSFDVTEKIAEFDSIQVIGKAGNSMGFPTFPILADQEISFYSLMQQNWADNYGISLPFTGTSDFDVLPIDTDENGDDEFIFVENNVINSVTSDGIEETTFSDQLSDAPLLINAWYYETLVIPAADGIHLYYDDDQESTYDTPNAKIAFNGTHLIAAYDGMISFLPDISTSGVPRYNVSIPDYDPVYTPVSLADDNIPENNATFVQTENGNIYKIKNGEKELIFRLSAYTNKKPSQLALGHIGFEGNICLTFGAGNRVFAIMPDGTLLEGFPAYLENRTITPYSYPRMIDFPEDTMIILEEDAGGFVAVNSEAKMELKYSFFWSKNDVQDQFYWDSVDEKLFYIYANKDHELYSSYLQNIDNNPIIWNGFRNNGYSIFNGNWEAPIPPMELKFSAYAFPNPAKKGEIRFHVMDADSKIKIKIFDAAGNKIRQKETEANVTQNTDIRIKTSNLASGVYFAIIQVDGQIKKIPFAVEN, encoded by the coding sequence ATGAAAAAGCTACTACTATCAATTTTGATAGTATTTGGGATTTTATTTCCAAATCTATCTTTTGCCAGAAAAACGTTTCTGCCGAAAACTAAGCTGAATAAAAAGGTAGAACTGCGTTCACATCCTGTAGAAAAATATTTCAATAAACCTCGAAAGATTGAAAGGAATTCCAGAAACTTCAATAAACTTCTGGTTCTGCTTATCGATTTTCAGGAAGATACAGACACGCAATCTACCGGAAATGGAAAGTTCGTTCAAGATCCTGCTGATTATCCAATAGACATCGGAAGTCCACCCCACGATCATGAATATTTTAGCCAGATGATGGAAGCTTTGCGTTACTATTATCTGGCGGTTAGCTATGGTTCTTTCGATGTGGATTATGATGTTTATCCACAATCCGATCCGGGAAATTTCAGTGCATACACACTGCCAAACGAAATGCGTTATTACAATCCTCCAGGCGCAGATTTCGATTTGATGATTTCCAGGTTCGAAGAATACTTTACAGATATTTTTGCAGAAGCAGATCAGGACGAAGATATCGATTTCAGCCAATACGAGCACTTTTTAGTAATTCATGCCGGCTCCGACTATCAACATGATATAAATGGAGATACTCCAGCGGATATTCCCTCCTTCTTTATCCAAATAGGAACAGGAAAAGAATACACGACCAGTGATGGCACAGTTATCGACCACGCTTGTAATGTTCCCGAAACAATCATTCAGGATGTGGAAGAACAGACCGAGGGTAATGATCATTACTTTTTCAATTACGGAGTTATCAATTCTGTCCTGGTCCACGAATTTGGTCATTCAATCGGATTTGTCGATCTTTATAATACCATGAACAACACTCCTCAAGTCGGTTATTATGGAATTATGGATAGCGGCGGCGCAGCATCGATTGGTTATCCCTGGGCAGCAGACAGTACTTTCTTTTTAGAAGGTGTTTTTCCTGCACTTCCCAGTCCCTGGTCTCGTTTGCAGGCTTTTGAAGATGATTTCAGAGCACGCGGAATTCTGAAGGATATTTCCGATTTTGATCTTGCCAAATCAATCAATGTTTTACCTTCCAGCCTTATTTTCGATCCTTCAGCAATTACAGATTCAACAGCATATTTTGTAAAAGTACCACTCAACGATGATGAATATCTCATTATCGAAAATAGACAGCTCGATCCTGATGGCGACGGTGGAGCGACTATCATTACGACCGATGACAACAGAATTGTGCTTTGTCCCAGCTTTCGCAACAGCAATACCGGACCAAATTATGAATACGATTATCTGCTGCCGGGATTTATCGATGAAGATTATCTTTCTTACGGTGGAGGTCTTCTGGTTTGGCATATCGATAATTCGATATTGCAGGAAAATGATAATTATGAAAACAATACTGTGAACGTTCTGCATGAACGCAGAGCAGTAAAAATAGTAGAAGCTGATAATATTGATGATATTGGAAATCCCTTTTCCATGTATTGGCAGGGAACAGAATACGAACCTTTTTACAAATACATGCCGATCCTCGATTCGGATGGCTGGTTCCTTGGTTGGGACAATGAAACAATAGTTAACAACAATGGTCAGTTGGAATTCATTGGAACGATCTTCAGTAACGAATTATCATCAACTTCTGAACCTGCACTTATCACAAACACCGGTGATCCATCAATTTTTTCGATCACAGATATCAGCAGTTATTCGCTGGAACTTGATGTTACCAGATTGATGAGTTTCAAGTTTGGAATTAAATCTTTTGATGTAACAGAAAAAATAGCTGAATTCGATTCTATCCAGGTCATTGGAAAAGCAGGAAATTCCATGGGATTTCCCACCTTTCCTATTTTAGCGGATCAGGAGATTTCATTTTACTCTTTGATGCAGCAGAACTGGGCAGATAATTACGGGATTTCTCTGCCTTTTACAGGAACTTCTGATTTTGATGTTTTACCGATCGATACTGATGAAAATGGTGATGATGAATTCATCTTTGTAGAGAATAATGTAATAAATTCTGTAACTTCTGATGGAATTGAAGAAACTACTTTTTCGGATCAATTGAGTGATGCTCCGCTACTGATTAACGCTTGGTATTATGAGACGCTTGTAATTCCTGCCGCTGATGGAATTCACCTGTATTATGATGATGATCAGGAATCGACTTATGATACTCCAAATGCTAAAATTGCTTTCAACGGGACTCATTTGATAGCAGCTTATGATGGAATGATCAGTTTTTTGCCGGATATTTCTACGAGCGGTGTTCCGCGTTATAATGTTTCAATTCCAGATTATGACCCAGTTTACACTCCTGTTAGTTTAGCGGATGATAACATTCCAGAAAATAATGCTACCTTTGTTCAAACAGAAAACGGTAATATTTATAAAATAAAAAATGGCGAGAAGGAACTGATCTTCCGACTTTCTGCCTACACGAATAAAAAACCTTCTCAATTGGCTTTGGGTCATATTGGATTTGAAGGCAATATTTGTCTTACTTTTGGAGCAGGAAACAGAGTTTTTGCCATCATGCCGGACGGAACCTTGTTAGAAGGTTTTCCCGCTTATTTGGAAAATAGAACAATAACTCCTTATAGTTATCCACGTATGATCGATTTTCCAGAAGATACGATGATAATCCTGGAAGAAGATGCAGGTGGCTTTGTAGCTGTGAATTCTGAGGCAAAGATGGAACTTAAATATTCATTTTTCTGGAGCAAAAACGATGTTCAGGATCAATTCTATTGGGATAGTGTGGATGAAAAACTCTTCTATATCTATGCAAATAAAGATCACGAACTTTATTCCAGTTATCTACAAAACATAGATAACAATCCAATTATCTGGAATGGTTTCAGAAATAATGGTTATTCCATTTTTAATGGAAATTGGGAAGCACCAATTCCTCCAATGGAACTGAAATTCAGTGCTTATGCCTTTCCAAATCCAGCCAAAAAAGGCGAGATCAGATTTCATGTAATGGATGCCGACAGCAAAATCAAAATTAAAATATTTGATGCAGCCGGAAACAAAATACGACAAAAAGAAACAGAAGCTAATGTTACTCAAAATACAGACATCCGCATCAAAACCAGCAATCTCGCTTCCGGTGTTTATTTTGCTATAATTCAAGTTGATGGTCAAATTAAAAAAATACCATTTGCAGTAGAAAATTAG
- a CDS encoding aromatic amino acid ammonia-lyase, with the protein MAVVITGKDLKIEDVYNVAVRGEKVELHPDALERIEVCRTFIEKKIEEGEIMYGVNTGIGEFSEVILNDEQIKQFQKYLIYNHSAGIGKPCPIEHVRAAMLGRINVHANGNSGCRPIITQTLIELLNKNVTPVVCEKGSVGACGDLSPMSQIALLMMGEGEAFYKGERMPSKDAMDKAGIEVPGLKARDGLATINGSNLLTAISALIVYETERFFKQAEIAAAMTLEALMANLKPYDERLHQLRGFQGAVTSAGNIKKVIEDSDLLKGMKVRVQDAYSMRSTPQVLGAARDQLRWTRSQIEIELNGVGDNPVFLPEDGVVLTGANFQGSPVAVPVDMLGSVITMVCVISERRLNRLLNPALSVGLPAFLTKGAGMYSGHMLSQYTADMMIVEQRILSTPASMQSIPAAADQEDFVSMGMNTALKTRQILDNAYGILGIEFIAAAQALDFRDYTPGKGTRAAHAAVRKVVDHLDEDRPLFDDHNNMMQTVKNRDILHAVEEAIGELKIY; encoded by the coding sequence ATGGCTGTTGTTATTACAGGAAAAGATTTAAAAATTGAAGATGTTTACAATGTAGCGGTTCGAGGAGAAAAAGTAGAGCTTCATCCTGATGCTCTGGAACGGATCGAAGTATGCCGAACCTTCATCGAGAAAAAGATCGAAGAAGGCGAGATCATGTATGGAGTAAATACTGGAATCGGTGAATTTTCGGAAGTTATCTTGAATGATGAACAGATCAAACAATTTCAAAAATATCTTATTTATAATCATTCTGCCGGAATCGGAAAACCCTGTCCTATCGAACATGTGCGTGCTGCTATGCTGGGCAGGATAAATGTTCATGCCAATGGAAATTCCGGTTGTCGTCCGATAATTACGCAGACATTGATTGAACTTTTGAATAAGAATGTAACTCCTGTGGTTTGCGAAAAAGGCAGTGTGGGAGCTTGTGGAGACCTTTCTCCCATGAGTCAGATCGCTCTTCTGATGATGGGTGAAGGTGAAGCCTTTTACAAAGGCGAAAGAATGCCCAGCAAAGATGCAATGGACAAAGCCGGAATCGAAGTTCCCGGTTTGAAAGCGCGTGACGGACTTGCTACCATCAACGGCAGCAACCTGCTTACAGCCATTTCTGCTCTGATAGTTTACGAAACAGAAAGATTTTTTAAGCAGGCGGAAATTGCCGCTGCTATGACTCTGGAAGCTTTGATGGCAAATCTGAAACCTTATGATGAACGTTTGCATCAACTGCGTGGATTTCAGGGAGCAGTTACCTCTGCCGGAAATATAAAAAAAGTTATCGAAGATTCCGATCTTTTGAAAGGCATGAAAGTTCGAGTGCAGGATGCTTACAGTATGCGTTCTACACCACAAGTTCTGGGTGCTGCTCGCGATCAACTGCGCTGGACCAGAAGCCAGATCGAAATTGAATTGAACGGCGTTGGCGACAATCCTGTATTCCTGCCGGAAGATGGAGTAGTGCTTACCGGAGCAAACTTTCAGGGTTCTCCTGTTGCTGTTCCAGTAGATATGCTGGGCTCTGTTATCACGATGGTTTGCGTGATTTCTGAACGTAGATTGAATCGTCTTCTAAATCCTGCTCTCAGTGTTGGTCTTCCCGCCTTTCTTACCAAAGGTGCAGGAATGTATTCCGGCCATATGCTCAGCCAATATACAGCTGATATGATGATCGTGGAACAGCGAATTTTATCAACACCAGCCAGTATGCAATCCATTCCCGCCGCAGCCGATCAGGAAGATTTCGTAAGTATGGGAATGAATACCGCTCTCAAAACTCGTCAAATTCTGGATAATGCTTACGGCATTTTGGGAATTGAATTTATCGCTGCAGCTCAAGCCCTGGATTTTAGAGATTACACTCCAGGAAAAGGTACTCGAGCAGCTCATGCAGCAGTCAGGAAAGTAGTAGATCATCTGGATGAAGATCGTCCTCTTTTTGATGATCATAACAACATGATGCAAACAGTTAAAAATCGAGACATTCTGCATGCTGTGGAAGAAGCGATCGGAGAACTGAAAATATACTAA
- the hutH gene encoding histidine ammonia-lyase, with protein MPVKITGKDLTLADIWNVAYNFETIELDEISQEKVIKCRNYVEKIIKENRVVYGLTTGFGKFSTVRIPADQIEELQENLIISHSTGVGNYLSIPETRAVMLLRINVLARGHSGIRLSTLQTLIDMLNARIHPCIPEKGSVGASGDLAPLSHLALVLLGKGKAEFNGRIISGKLAMKKAGIAPVKLKAKEGLALNNGTQVMTAVGALNLIRARNLVKQADIIAAASIDAMLGTASAFDALVHKQRPHKGQLTSAENLRKLLAESELNCSHENCENVQDAYSIRCTPQVNGAVRDALDYVQSVIEVEINSATDNPLIFPDEDKVISGGNFHGEPVAFALDTLGIVVSELGNIADRRLEHILNPALNRGLNPFLASRPGLDSGFMIAQVTTASLVSENKIHAHPSSVDSVPTSANQEDHVSMGTIGAMKARTIIENVSFILGIELMIAIQALDSRPLISSPPLEAVRGEIRKTVKTLKKDRLLNVDINNMKRIIDSAILIDVVSKFVDLD; from the coding sequence ATGCCTGTTAAAATTACAGGAAAAGATCTAACTTTGGCCGACATCTGGAATGTCGCCTATAATTTCGAAACTATCGAATTGGATGAAATATCGCAGGAAAAGGTGATCAAATGCCGCAATTATGTGGAAAAGATCATCAAAGAAAATCGGGTAGTTTACGGTCTTACCACCGGTTTCGGTAAATTCAGCACTGTTCGCATTCCAGCCGATCAAATCGAAGAACTGCAGGAAAACCTGATAATCAGTCATTCTACAGGTGTGGGAAATTATCTTTCAATTCCGGAAACACGAGCTGTGATGCTGCTTCGTATAAATGTTCTGGCGCGTGGTCATTCCGGAATTCGTCTTTCCACTTTGCAAACTCTCATCGATATGCTGAATGCCAGAATCCATCCCTGCATTCCCGAAAAAGGTTCTGTAGGAGCCAGCGGAGATCTAGCTCCGCTTTCTCATCTTGCTCTGGTTTTGCTGGGAAAAGGAAAAGCAGAATTCAATGGCAGGATCATCAGCGGAAAGCTGGCGATGAAAAAAGCCGGAATTGCACCAGTAAAACTGAAAGCGAAAGAAGGTCTGGCTCTGAATAATGGAACCCAGGTGATGACAGCAGTTGGGGCACTGAACTTGATTCGTGCGCGAAACCTGGTAAAACAGGCTGATATCATTGCAGCAGCCAGCATCGATGCAATGTTGGGAACTGCTTCTGCTTTCGATGCACTGGTTCATAAGCAGAGACCGCACAAAGGTCAATTAACTTCTGCCGAAAACTTGCGAAAACTTCTGGCAGAAAGTGAACTGAATTGTTCCCACGAAAATTGCGAAAATGTTCAGGATGCCTACAGTATTCGCTGCACTCCGCAGGTAAATGGAGCTGTACGAGATGCCTTGGATTATGTTCAAAGTGTGATCGAAGTAGAAATAAATTCCGCAACAGATAATCCGCTGATATTCCCGGATGAAGATAAAGTTATCTCCGGTGGAAATTTTCATGGTGAGCCGGTAGCTTTTGCTCTGGATACCTTGGGAATAGTTGTTTCAGAATTGGGCAATATTGCCGATCGCAGACTGGAACACATTTTAAATCCAGCCTTGAACAGAGGATTAAATCCCTTCCTGGCATCACGACCCGGACTTGACTCCGGATTTATGATAGCTCAGGTTACTACAGCATCGTTAGTATCCGAGAATAAAATACACGCTCATCCATCTTCTGTAGATTCTGTGCCAACATCAGCCAACCAGGAAGATCATGTGAGTATGGGCACAATTGGAGCTATGAAAGCAAGAACTATCATCGAAAACGTTTCCTTTATTCTGGGAATCGAATTGATGATAGCTATTCAAGCTCTGGATTCCCGGCCACTAATTTCTTCCCCTCCACTGGAAGCAGTGCGAGGTGAAATTCGAAAAACTGTGAAAACTCTGAAGAAAGATCGTTTACTTAACGTTGATATAAATAATATGAAAAGAATCATTGACTCCGCAATTCTAATCGATGTAGTGTCCAAATTTGTAGATTTGGATTAG